A genomic region of Papaver somniferum cultivar HN1 chromosome 7, ASM357369v1, whole genome shotgun sequence contains the following coding sequences:
- the LOC113293372 gene encoding GEM-like protein 4, protein MMNKIPDSVIEIKLRLGGGGMQKIFKQTFRVEEGEKLLKASRCYLSTTAGPIAGLLFVSTHKIAFCSEKPLTISSMNGGFIRTPYKVAIPVEKIKRVEESQNDYIPKQKYIEIVTVDHFDFWFMGFVNYDKAFKTLQKSINISQQQSQ, encoded by the coding sequence ATGATGAACAAGATTCCAGACAGTGTTATCGAAATTAAATTAAGgctaggtggtggtggaatgCAAAAGATCTTCAAACAAACATTTAGAGTCGAAGAGGGCGAAAAATTACTCAAGGCATCAAGATGTTATTTATCCACCACTGCTGGTCCAATTGCTGGTCTACTCTTTGTGTCAACCCACAAAATTGCATTTTGCAGTGAAAAACCTCTAACCATCTCTTCAATGAACGGAGGATTTATTAGAACACCTTACAAGGTAGCGATACCggtagagaagataaaaagagttGAAGAAAGTCAGAATGATTACATACCGAAACAAAAGTACATAGAAATTGTGACAGTTGATCATTTTGATTTCTGGTTTATGGGTTTTGTTAACTACGACAAAGCTTTCAAGACTCTTCAAAAATCCATTAACATTTCTCAACAGCAATCTCAATGA
- the LOC113295977 gene encoding GEM-like protein 4 → MKNRIPDSVLEIKLRLGGGGMRKIFKQTFNVEQGETLLKGSRCYLSTTAGPIAGLLFVSTHKIAFCSEKSLTISSTNGGIIRTPYKVVIPVEKIKRVEESQNVNKPKQKYIEIVTIDHFDFWFMGFVNYEKAFKTLQKSTNISQQQSL, encoded by the coding sequence ATGAAGAACAGAATTCCAGACAGCGTTCTTGAAATTAAGTTGAGGTTAGGAGGAGGTGGGATGCGGAAAATCTTCAAACAGACGTTTAATGTTGAACAAGGAGAAACATTATTGAAAGGTTCTAGATGTTATTTATCAACCACTGCTGGTCCAATTGCAGGTCTACTATTTGTATCAACCCACAAAATTGCATTTTGCAGTGAAAAGTCTCTCACCATCTCTTCAACAAACGGAGGAATTATCAGAACACCTTACAAGGTAGTGATACcagtagagaagataaagagagtAGAAGAAAGTCAGAATGTCAATAAACCAAAGCAAAAGTACATCGAGATAGTTACAATCGATCATTTTGATTTCTGGTTTATGGGTTTCGTCAATTACGAAAAAGCTTTCAAGACTCTTCAAAAATCCACCAACATATCTCAGCAACAATCTCTATGA
- the LOC113293373 gene encoding GEM-like protein 4, with protein sequence MKSSLSDCVTGIPINFANGVREHVRLGPKIYETVKGKLSLGARIVQRGGVKKIFKQLFRVREREKLLKASQCHLSTTAGPIAGLLFVSTEKVAFCSDRSLTFSSPNGGFIRTPYKVVIPIKKIKRVEESENVDKPKQKYIEIVTVDHFDFWFMGFVNYEKAFKFL encoded by the exons ATGAAGAGTAGTCTTTCGGATTGCGTTACCGGAATCCCAATCAATTTTGCTAATGGTGTTCGCGAACACG TGAGATTGGGTCCAAAAATCTATGAAACAGTGAAAGGAAAGTTGAGTTTAGGAGCAAGAATTGTTCAAAGAGGTGGAGTGAAGAAAATTTTCAAACAACTATTTAGGGTCCGCGAAAGAGAGAAGTTATTGAAAGCTTCTCAATGTCATTTATCAACCACTGCTGGTCCAATTGCTGGATTACTATTCGTATCAACAGAAAAAGTTGCATTTTGCAGTGATAGATCTCTTACATTCTCTTCACCAAATGGGGGATTCATTAGGACACCTTACAAG GTGGTGATACCAATAAAGAAGATAAAGAGAGTTGAAGAAAGCGAAAATGTGGATAAACCGAAACAAAAGTATATAGAAATAGTAACAGTTGATCATTTCGATTTCTGGTTTATGGGTTTTGTGAATTATGAgaaagctttcaagtttctttga